The stretch of DNA GTTCTTTATCCCACAGATTATATAGATAATAAAAATGGTCAGTTTTTATCTCAATAACTCAAGTCCGAAACTTGAGTTTAAATGATAAAAAAGCAGATCCATATAAAAATCATCTCCGCCGACTTCCACGGGAACCTGCCGCCCGACAAAGGCAAAACCCTGCCCAAGTTCCAGAAGAAATTTTTCCAGATGCCCGATAAGCTTATTTTCCAGCTCCGCTTCTTTACGGATTTCAGCCGTACCAAGAAAATCAAAGAGATATGGATCTTTGAAAATCTGACTGGCCATATCGGAATCATCCGGCGGTAAAGTGGCTTCAAAATTATTGGCGCTCTGCCCGATTCTTTGATGCAGCTTGGTTTCTATCTGAAAAGACAAAACATCACGGCTCCAGCCATTCTTCTGATTTTGTTCAACATACCAAATGCGTAATTTCATATCTTTCACTTTGTATAAAAGAAGCTGGTTGTTACGCCATGGTATTTGTGCAGCGCTGCGCTGCACTATTTCTCTATCGGGCCAGCATTCAGCAAACTTACGCATATCCTTTAGATTTCTAACGGAAAAACCATTCATATCCGGAAACACCTCCCGTAAATCAGTTGAAAGGCGATCAATGATTCTTGCTCCCCAGCCTGATTGCTCCTGCTTTTCCAGAATATCACGACCAATATCCCAGTACATGAGAATCTGGGCAGCATTGGCAGACAAAACCGCTTTCAGCCGTTCCGTTTTTACCCGCTGCTTAATCTGCTTTAAAAAATTCGTATAATCACCGGGTAACTCCATCGGGGCAGCAGGAACCGGCATAATAACATCTGCATTCTTACCCTTATCCCGCCTTTTTCTCTCACTGTCTTCACTGTGTTCCGTGGCTTTACCCAGTTTAGGCCCGCTGGTATCCGTTTGAGCTTTCTTTTTCATCTTACAGGCTCCTTACATCAAGGCTTGCTTCCCATTCGGCATGAGCTTTTTCCGCAGAAATCCGAGACAGTGTCTCGGAAATTGGCATAGACAAAGATTTAACAGGTATGGCCTGTTGAATCTCAATATAACCGACATAAAACTTCCGCATTAATTCCAAATTATCGACGGAAAATCCTTTGCCCAGCTTGTACGTCAATCTCTCTGATACATTTTTGAGCAAATTTTTTCCATATTCCGCTCGAACAGAACCGCTTTGCTGATATTCCACAATATACCGGCCAAACAGCCAGTTCCGCACCACCAATGCAATATCCACCGGCCGCGCAGCCTGACTCTGCATAGTTGTTTCCCATAAAAAAAGTTTGCGGACACCATTTTTTTATGGAAAAAAAGGGTATGATTACAAATATAGTCTTTTCTTTGCACAGGTGATGGCTTGCAATACATGGACAGAAAGGCTGGTGGATTTTGATTGACAGATTTATTCTGCTGAAACAACAGCTGAATGCAAAACAACCCAAGCCATGCCACAGATGCGGGCTTCATTATGAGGACTCCAAAAAGGTCTGTCCGCACTGCGCAGGACTTTCGGAAAGGGAGCTTGAAGCACTGATTCAAAGAAAAAAAGCCATGATAAGGGGCAATGTATGGCACATGCTTTGGGTTTTTGGAGCACTGTCCGCTTTTTTCATCCTGCTTTTCTGGCTTGTGAACTAAAACCATATCCGGCCTGGTTCCAGGGACGGATGGTCGTGGTGTTCAGAAATTGTAATCCGTCTCTGTGTGTGCTAATTTTTTCAGGTCGGCGGCGGCCGAAAGCCTTTCCTTTTAACCCAGAAATCACCGAGGCGGAATATGACCACCCAGAAAATAATCTATACAGAAGTAGATGAAGCACCGGCCCTGGCAACCCATTCACTACTCCCCATCCTGCAGGCCTATACATCCTGGTCCGGTGTTACAATCGAAAAAAAGGATATTTCCCTTGCCGGTCGCATCATCGCAAATTTTCCCGAGAAACTGAACCCGGAGCAACGCCAGCCCGATGATCTGGGCGAGCTGGGCCAGCTCTGTCTGCAGCCGGATACCAATATCATCAAACTGCCCAATATCAGTGCTTCCATTCCCCAGCTCAAAGGCGCCATCCGGGAACTGCAGGAACAGGGCTATGACATCCCGGATTATCCTGACGAACCCCTCAATGATACAGAAAAAAAACTTCAGGAGCGCTACGCTAAAGTACTGGGCAGTGCCGTGAATCCCGTTCTGCGGGAAGGCAACTCCGATCGCCGGGCTCCAGCAGCAGTGAAACGTTTCGGACAGAAAAATCCCCACCGTCTGATGAAACCATGGCCTCAGGATTCAAAATCTCGGGTGGCCTATATGAACGATGGCGATTTCTATGGCAGTGAAAAATCCATGACCATGGATCAGCATTGCAGGGTACGGATTGAATTTGTGGGTGAGGACGGAAAGATACAGATTCTGAAAAAAGAAATGCCCCTTCTGGCCGGAGAGGTGGTGGATACCGCTGTAATGAATGTGGCAAAGCTTACATCCTTTTTTGCCGCTCAGATGGCTGCAGCCAAAAAGGAAGGTTTGCTTTTCTCCCTGCACCTGAAGGCTACCATGATGAAAATATCCGACCCCATCATGTTCGGCCACTGTGTTTCC from Desulfobotulus pelophilus encodes:
- a CDS encoding DUF1016 N-terminal domain-containing protein; the protein is MQSQAARPVDIALVVRNWLFGRYIVEYQQSGSVRAEYGKNLLKNVSERLTYKLGKGFSVDNLELMRKFYVGYIEIQQAIPVKSLSMPISETLSRISAEKAHAEWEASLDVRSL
- a CDS encoding YhcG family protein, producing MKKKAQTDTSGPKLGKATEHSEDSERKRRDKGKNADVIMPVPAAPMELPGDYTNFLKQIKQRVKTERLKAVLSANAAQILMYWDIGRDILEKQEQSGWGARIIDRLSTDLREVFPDMNGFSVRNLKDMRKFAECWPDREIVQRSAAQIPWRNNQLLLYKVKDMKLRIWYVEQNQKNGWSRDVLSFQIETKLHQRIGQSANNFEATLPPDDSDMASQIFKDPYLFDFLGTAEIRKEAELENKLIGHLEKFLLELGQGFAFVGRQVPVEVGGDDFYMDLLFYHLNSSFGLELLR